The genomic DNA ggcaaatttggccttgggatatggaatgaagcagggcaaagactaatagagttttgcaagagaacgcactgggcatagcaaacaccctcttccaacaacacaagagaagactctgcacatagacatcaccagatggtcaacaccgaaatcagactgatatattctttgcaagcaaagatggagaagctctatagagtcagcaaaaataagatcaggagctgactgtggttcaaatcataaactccttattgccaaattcagacttaaattgaagaaagtagggaaaaccactggaccattcaggtatgacctaaatcaaatcccttatgattatacagtggaagtgagaaatagatttaagggtctagatctgatagatagagtgcctgatgaactatggaatgaggttcatgacattgtacaggagacagggatcaagaccttgcccatggaaaagaaatgccaaaaagcaaaaatggctgtctgtggaggccttacaaatagctttgaaaagaagagaggtgaaaagcaaaggagaaaaggaaagatataagcatctgaatgcagagttccaaagaatagcaaggagagataggaaagccttcctcagggatcagtgcaaagaaatagaggaaaagaacagaatgggaaagactagagatctcttcaagaaaattagagatatcaagggaacatttcacgcaaagaagggcttgataaaggacagaaatggtatggacctaacagaagcaaaagatattaagaagaggtggcaaaaatacacagaagaactgtacaaaaaagatcttcatgacccagataatcatgatggtatgatcactcacctagagccagacatcctggaatgtaaagtcaagtgggccttaggaagcatcactatgaacaaagctagtggaggtgatggaattccagttgagctatttcaaatcctgaaagatgatgctgtggaagtgctgcactcaatatgccaacaaatttggaaaactcagcagtggccacaggactggaaaaggtcagttttcattctaatcccaaagaaaggcaatgccaaagaatgctcaaactgccacagaattgcactcatctcacacgttagtaaagtaatgctcaaaattctccaagccaggcttcaacgatacgtgaaccgtgaacttccagatgttcaagctggtgttagaaaagacagaggaaccagagattaattgccaacatctgctggatcatgaaaaaaggaagagaattccagaaagacatctatttctgctttattgactatgccaaagcctttgactgtgtagatcacaataaactgtggaaaattctgaaagagatgggaataccagaccacctaactaagaaaaacctgtatgcaggtcaggaagcaatagttagaactggacgtggaagaacagactggttccaaataacaaaaggagcacatcaaggctgtatattgtcaccatgcttatttaacttatatgcagagtacgtcatgagaaatgctgggctggaagaagcacaagctagaatcaagatttccgggagaaatatcaataacctcagatatgcagatgacaccacccttatggcagaaagtgaagaattaaagagcctctctatgaaagtgaaagaggagagtgaaaaagttggcttaaagctcaacattcagaaaactaagatcgtggcatctggtcccatcacttcatgggaaatagatggggaaacagtgtcagactttatttttttgggctccaaaatcactgcagatggtgattgcagccatgaaattaaaagaggtttactccttgaaaggaaatttatgaccaacctagatagcatattaaaaagtagagacattactctggtaacaaatgtctgtctagtcaaggccatggtttttccagtggtcatgtatggatgtgagagttggagtataaagaaagctgagcaccgaagaattgatgcttttgaactgtggtgttggagaagactcttgagagtcccttggactgcaaggagatacaatcggtccattctaaaagagaccagtcctgggtgttctttggaaggactgatgctgaacctgaaactccagtactttggccatctcatgcgaagagttgattcattggaaaagactctgatgctgggagggattgggggcaggaggagaaggggacgacagaggatgagatggctggatgacatcaccgactcgatggacatgagtttgagtgaactctgggagttggtgatggacagcgaggcctggcttgctgcaattcatgggtcgcaaagagttggacacaactgagcgactgtactaACTGAATGAATGGGACTCAtcttcccagtgtcagagtcCAGGGCTGGGTTGTCAAAATGCGATTTTTACTGCTCACTCCCTAGGGAGGATCTCCAAACCCCGATTCTTCTGTGTCCCCTGTGATGGATTGTGAGTCATGAACTgatctcttctcttcccttcctacccGATTCCGTGTGGATCTTTCTTACAACCTTGGTTGTACAAGAGTCTTTCTGCCAGTCTCAAAgttgttttcagtgagaattgctCCACGTGCAGATATGTTTTTGATGTGTTTCTGGGGGGAGGTGCAATTAGCATCCTTCTTTTCACCATCATCTCTCTCaatattatttcacttaaaacatttggaaatttttcattttgaagcaAATGTggcttgtgtttctttgttaaagggaatattttaaattatggttttaatCTCTTTGATACACAACatgtacattttctttcttctcttgccaGTAGTATAATTGTGGTTTCAAGATTTTCTTGTTTCACTTAAGATGTCCATTCACAAGATTTGGGTAAAAAGAGTTATATAGGTACGCCACAAAAGGGAATATTCAAATGGATAATAATCATATGAAAAGGTATTCCTTATTACTATTAATCAGAGAAATGTACATATAACCACAATTAGTATTGCTATGTACATAAGAACATAGCTTTaatttaaagaaggttgagaataATCAAAATCTGTGAAGGATATGGAACATCTAGCATTcttgtacactgctggtgggaggaAAAATTGGTGAAACAACATTGGAAACCAGCAGTTTCTAAAAGACACGCCTACCCAAGGGCCAGTAATTTCACTGCAAGgtatatatgtaaagaaaaagaaatgatcatGTCCCAAAGAAATGTACAAGAATGCTTATAGCAGGTTTGGGAATAACACATTAACCCTCTAACAGGTATGTTATTTTCTTAGGAGTATCTAAACTATGAATACGTGAAGTAACCAATACGTGACGCTGTCAATATAGAGGCAGAAAAAAAGTGCTTTTGGATACTATTGACCAGGCTTTTCACTGAAATCCCAATATAATTCAACAAAATAATTGGTTGCATAGACCATTTGTTGACATAATAAACATCGGCAGtcaaatgtgagaaataaattagCTGCTGTTTGACATGGAAGAAATCGAAAAACAGTAAATGTCTCTAATTTTAACCAAATTTTAACCAGTTTGAACTCTTCTGGAACAATGCAGTTATGGGGGAGCTTGCAAATCCAAAAGGATCtaattacagaagaaaatagaaaggtaTCAGAGGAATGTGACTCTTAGGAATAAGCTATTTTCAATATTTCCAATTAAATTTGTTCTCTTGACTTTTATTCAGATAATAGGAATAAAGAAAGAGATATTTATGgctaggaaatttttttaaaaagaaattttctataataacgtgaattataatataattaatctTGTCTCATATTTATAAATCCTTCTtactttgtatttttgaaaattcaatttTATCTACATTTTAAATGGACACTCAGTTTTTGTATTCATGTCTGGTTTTTGAAATGTGGATGTATTGTTTGGTTGGTAAAGCTTTATTTTGTCCCTTGTTACTGGGAAAAATTACACACTAATGAGAGAATTTGAATACTCTAGCTTGCCAAATACATGTCCTTTTAATTGCTGAGGGAATTCAGTTATAAGATGCCAGATTTTCCCAAGGTTATTAATTGACACATTTTTCATGTTGTCTTGTACATCTTCAAGTAAAATTCTCCTTTATTAGAATTTGTACATacaaaaagattaaagaaagtgggagcaagtgaaaaaaaaattctagaagaatCTCAGTGATTTTCAGCCACAACTCTCAAAGCAGGTACaaggtatggagaaaaaaaataaagatatttttatgtttgaatatattaaataaactatttattcaagcatctttaattttaaaaattaaatatctctATTACAAAATATCTGTGACATATCAAGATATATAGGAAAACATAACCAGAAATCTAATTTTACCATCCAACTAAATCTCCAAAACTTTGCTGTGTATGATCTCAAGCTATATTTTTAtggaaattaatttcttttctccACAGGTTCAAACATCACATatattttctgaaacattttatacttcactttgtcttatttttttttacatggcTCTTGATATTATCCTGTTGACTCATAAAAAATTGATATTAAGAGCATGTATATTGACTGTTTCCAGTTCAGCTCTTGCCTCTtacaaattttttgtttttgagatagtAGAGAGTTTACTCATCCtcactgaataaaatatattgacctttatttttgccttttacatGATCCTAACTCAATACTATAACAtaacaaaatgaatatatttacttataGGTTTATCTAGATCTTACCCAATATTAATACAAAAGAGCATATATATTCACTTATATATTTACATCAGTATTTCATCATTGAAAGTattgttgaaatatttaaaatatttgaatttatttttctttacgaTATGTAGCTAACCAGCCATATTTATTCTCAAATAACTGTAAATTTATCCTTAAGaacatatttttaatctatgactatttttaaattctcaggTTTCTTACAATCACTTCATTACTCCATCTAATGTTATGAaactaaaatatcattttattactCTGCTTTGTAACACATTTTAATATCAGATTTCATTGTCCTTCACTTCAATAATTTTTCTCATTCAAAGAGGACAATTTGGAAAGGCTGAAGGGTAAGGGGATAGAGATATTGTCCTGACTTTCTTGAAGTTTCTTTGTCAAAGTTGATATACAGCTTAGAATATGTTTCCAATTCTGGCTATGTATGATTGATTGCCAAATCCATAATTACCAACTTAGAATTGCCACTGCAACTCTAAATGCTTTAGGCAGTAGATGATAAACTGGCACAGCAAGTTAATATCACAAGTTTCAGGTTatttatggatattttaaaatattctattatagctatgtgtaaaataaatgacTCTCTGATTCAAAGCTTTTGGTAGCTAAATGCCAACTACATTTTTGAGAGCATTTATCCAGGACTAGACTctaattcaattttattaaattgtaCAGAATTTGAACTTATAAAATTTAGAATCTTTATTAAAGTTTATATGTTAACATGTCAGAGGTAAGCAGTTTGGTAGTTTAGTGAATTGATAGTTCTCTgaaatttgtatgaaatatttcattaaaatattgcagcaatttaaaatataacatttacaAATTTAATGTCATATATTTTTCCAGATCAGCACATatacatttccattttaaaataatcccACTAATAGTGGGATTTTGAGGAGATTCTTGATTTTTGGTTATTAAAGACAATGATACAAAGAGCAGCGATTATGTTTCTTTGAACACCTAGCCTATAAATCCCCTAAGTGGAGGTTCTCCACTGAACTGTCATAAAACCTTTAAATCTAAGATATAGTGCCGACTCCCCCTCCCAAATTATATATAGGGCCAATATAAAAAAGAGAATTATTAAACTCTATCTCACATTctttaattcaaaattaaatttattctaaaatgtGATAAGCAAATggtttttccactgtttctttaaCCTTTTCTTACTAATTAAAGTTCTTAGTTTGAAACGTTTCTTAGTTTCATTTGTTGACAGTATATTCTCATCTTTTTTAtgatcacttttttattttttacatttagtaAAGTCAAATCTACTAGTCTATATCTTCCTAGAGTTTAGTTTTTGCATcatatcaaaaaaatttttaatgagctATTTTAATGGGTTAAAATATGTACCTATGTTTGCCTTTAATGTTTTCATAGCTGTATTTTTACAAATCTAAATCTTTTACACTTCTgagatttattttcaaaagtgaagtgaaattagAGGTTTGATCTTACCATTCCTGATTGCTAAGTTGCCCCATTATCATTTActatttcccttcagttcagtcgatcagtcgtgtctgactatttgtgaccccatgaatcgcagcacgccaggcctccctgtccatcaccaactcctggagttcactcaaactcatgtccatcgagtcagtgatgccatccagccatctcatcctcagtcatccccttcttcttctgcccctaatccctcccagcatcagagttttttccaatgagtcaactcttcccatgaggtggccaaagtactagagtttcagctttagcatcattccttccaaagaacacccaggactgatctccttcagagtgaactggttggatctccttgcagcccaagggactctcaagagtcttctccaacaccacagttcaaaagcatcaattctttggtgttcagctttcttcacagtccaactctcacatccatacatgaatacttaCAGAACCCAAAATCTATCTCTATCATATATCTCATTTACCTATGTGTTTGTGTCTAGGTGTGGACAATACAATTGACTTTGAAcacatcctggagaaggaaatggcaacccactccagtactcttgcctggagaatttcatggacagaggagcctggtgagctatatatagtctatgggatagcagttggacatgattgagctactAATTTGAACACATGGGGAGATTAGGGGCACCAACCCTCCAACACAGTGGAACTAACCAATTATACAATACTGTAGTATTTATTATTGGAAAACAATCTTCATATGCACATTTCTAACCCTTAtccaagggtcaactgtagtttTGTTTCACTTTGCTGTCTCATTCTTCCCGCTCTGTGTCCTTACTCTCTAAAATCTGTAATTTGTGGAATAAGTAGTGCATGAAGACAAACACCACTATGTCATATGGCAGAGTCACACGTGAAAAGTATGATTTAGTGGAAAAACTTATAAGTAAAAATTTAGCAAAGTTCCTTCTTTTCTCATCATCTCATGAGGAAGCTGGGTTATTGCTGCTTATAGACTTATAATGTGTCCTAGGCAAGTTATCTCACCCACTGCCTGGTCTATTTTATAATCAGGCAAACCTGAGAACAAACtggaagaaaagattaaaatatcaAATCTTTAAAGTTAAGCAGTATTAATTTTGAAGCCAAATTTTTAGGAGAGTATGATTAAGCCAACTATTGGCATTTATGGATAATGTGGAATTCTGACATTAGAAAAGTCCTCTTTCCCAAAACAGAGCCACCAGCACCAGCTACTTATTACATACTGGCTCATCAGTAAAGTTATATTTGTTTCTCCACAAATGTGCTTTACTATGTTATTTGTCACTGTCATTTCTGATATTTCTTTGGTTTATTCTTATATCCTTGGGCCAAAATCAAACTGTCTTATATGGCTTCATAAGTAGGTCTTGGCAGTATAAAtcttctagctttgttcttcaAAACAGCCTTGGATCATCTTGACCTTTTGTAATTCagtatacattttagaattaacATGTCAATTTTCCAAAAACTCCTACTTGAATTCAGATTGGGagtacatgaatatatatatgaacttaAAGATAATTGGCATATTTTACAATTCATGAATCTAATATTTATTAGATGCTTATTTTGTTGTCACTTGTAAATTATGTTACTTGCCtaactttttaattttggtaattATATAAAGTGACTTTCTAGTATTGAACCATTTTTGCATTCCTACAATAAAATCAGGTGGTCAGAATGAGAGCtaaaaaaatatcaatatttgtGCAAAGTAGTATTTCTATAAATCTTTACTGAGAATTTTGCATTATTTGATTAGTTGAAAATGACTAGTAATTGTGCTTCTGGTAATGTAATCTTGAAAAAGTTTTTCACATGTAGATAGATATGTACAAGTATATTGTACAATTTTAGAATATCAGTTtgtcagtaaaaataaaatcatttgcaAAATGTTGTTATGAGAGGATATCACTTATTCATTTTCATATCATACACAAACTAGTAAGATGATAAGTGAACTTTACCTCtgccagtattttttattttatttaaaaagtttgaagcaaaatgataaaaatgcacATACTTATTAATTCTGAAAACAGGATGGAGATCTTTATTAtagtattttttacttttctggattcttaaaatatttaaaaatatttttctttgctcagCTAGAAactcttctggtttttttttcagatctctTAAAAACAATGTATTGTGTTACTATCTCTTCTTAGATACTGGTATATCTTCCTTATTATTTTGTCTCAAAAATTCTGgctagcattcagttcagttcagttcagttgctcagtcatgtccgactctttgcgaccccatgaatcgcagcacgtcaggcctccctgtccatcaccaactcccggagttcactcaaactcacgtccatcgagtcggtgatgccatccagccatctcatcctctgtcgtccccttctcctcctgcccctaatccctcccagcatcagagtcttttccaatgagtcaactcttcacatgagatggccaaaatactggagcttcagctttagcatcattccttccaaagaactcccagggctgatctccttcagaatggactattCATGTGTAAATGGATGTCATTCCACAAAGGTCTGCTTTACACATCCAGAGCAACATGGATGTTTTCCCAGATAaacatatttcctcttttttttttaaatttttatttttactttattttactttacagtactgtattggttttgacatgaatctgccacaggtgtacatgagatttccttttgtttatcAGGGATCTACAAGCCAGCAGCAAGCATCCATTTAGGCTATCTCTGCACTGTACTTCTCAATCTACTAAATGCATAGGCCCAAAGGAAATCAGGGCCTGTGGGAGAAGACTCAAATATTTGGACACTTCTTCcatctcagaaaaaaataagatgggAAGCTATCTCAATTTGCCAAACATAGATTCATTTGTCTCAAAACTGATAATGTTTATTATCTCTCTGTTCATCTGACTATTAGCAGCAACTACAGAATGACTTCTAGATTGTTAATGCTCTATATTCCAGTTACCCAGTTTCATTTCTCTTAGTCCTGCTTATAATTAGAAAACCATTTGGCCTTTCtttcacttgaaagtgaaagaaagaaagtgaagtcactcagtggtgtccgactctttgcgaccccatggactgtagctaccaggctcctctgtccatgggattttccaggcaatagtattggagcggattgccatttctttctccaggggatcttgtcaacccagggatagtacctgggtctcccgcattgtagacagccgctttaccatctgagccaccagggaagtctttcacTTACATGACCCTTACTATTATTAGAGTTCAAGATGGTAGACCTTATTTTTTTGTCTATGGAGGAagaataaatctatttctcaaacTCTAAAAGAGATGTCAAAGAGCTTGCATATTCTCCCACCAGCTGAGATCATCACTTTTGTTAGGCCCAAATATGAGTTACATATTGATAGTTTCAATTTCCTTCAAACAACTTGGTTTATGGCAGATATTCCTCATAATTTTTGTTAAGAAATTGTGTCTATCTCTTTCAAAAAACTGGATTTAGTGTTAattcttttttatcctttttaagcatttcagtgaattttagggaaaaaagttAAGTGACTATGCACTTATCTTTCAAATTCAACTAACAGACtttctattttggttttgttttaggtAACATTTGCCAACAgccaaacaaatggaaaaacaaaatcactctgtagtggctgaatttattttgctGGGACTCACAGAGTCTCATGagttacagattttctttttttactttttttccattatttacaTAGCCATTTTATTAAGTAACCTCATTATAATCTTGGTAGTGAAATTGGACCCTCAATTACAGTCTCCAATGTACTTCCTACTGGTCAACTTGTCCTTTATTGATATGTCTCTGGCTTCCTTTGCTACTCCTAAAATGATTGGTGACTTAATTAGTGAAAATAAGGCCATTTCTTATGAAGGATGCATGgcccagatttttttccttcacctTTTAGGTGGAAGTGAGATGATGTTGCTTGTAGCCATGGCAATTGATAGATTAATTGCCATATGCAAACCGCTGCATTACAAAAATATTATGAGCCGCCGTATTTGCATCAGACTTGCACTTTTCTCCTGGACTGCTGGATTTGTGCATTCTGTTAGTCAAATAGTTTTTATAGTGACTTTACCATTTTGTGGCCCCAATGTTGTGGATAG from Ovis aries strain OAR_USU_Benz2616 breed Rambouillet chromosome 7, ARS-UI_Ramb_v3.0, whole genome shotgun sequence includes the following:
- the LOC101104321 gene encoding olfactory receptor 4K13-like, with translation MEKQNHSVVAEFILLGLTESHELQIFFFYFFSIIYIAILLSNLIIILVVKLDPQLQSPMYFLLVNLSFIDMSLASFATPKMIGDLISENKAISYEGCMAQIFFLHLLGGSEMMLLVAMAIDRLIAICKPLHYKNIMSRRICIRLALFSWTAGFVHSVSQIVFIVTLPFCGPNVVDSFFCDLPQVIKLACTDTYVLDLLVIAFSGLLSLFCFIFLFISYSIILITVHHHSSSGYSKAMSTLSAHITLVVLFFGPCLFIYIWPFSHVFIDKIFSVFYTIFTPLLNPIIYSFRNKDMKKAIIKIKTKNVSSRSAF